The Streptomyces spororaveus genome includes a region encoding these proteins:
- a CDS encoding glycerophosphodiester phosphodiesterase yields the protein MTQSGAARRTVLGAAVLAAGTGFTGLAAGSAAAADEADGQVYGDGHGEGGYRDLPHPTVIGHRGASGYRPEHTIGSYQLALDLGADVVEQDLVPTRDGHLVCRHENEIGGTTDVAEHLEFASRRTTKSVDGVAVTGWFTEDFTLAELRTLRAKERIPAVRQRNTLYDGQWAVPTFEEVLRWADREGKRRGRRVWLHVETKHPSYFRGLGLGLEEPLAKLLRRYGRDGWGAAVFLQSFEPSSIQRLARLVSAPRVVLLSAGNTRPWDFELAKDPRTVADLVKPEGLKWISGFAQGIGPTMDLILPRDADGRLGTPTTLVKDAHARGLLLHPYTARNENSFLPAEYRRGTDPAAYGDAFGAFRTYFEQGIDGIFTDNPDTGLLAAEAFRPGRRPANR from the coding sequence ATGACACAGAGTGGGGCAGCGCGGCGCACGGTCCTGGGGGCGGCCGTCCTGGCGGCGGGGACCGGATTCACCGGACTCGCGGCGGGTTCCGCCGCCGCGGCGGACGAGGCGGACGGCCAGGTGTACGGCGACGGGCACGGCGAAGGGGGCTACCGGGACCTCCCCCACCCGACGGTCATCGGCCATCGCGGAGCCAGCGGCTACCGGCCGGAGCACACGATCGGCTCCTACCAGCTCGCCCTGGACCTGGGCGCCGACGTGGTCGAGCAGGACCTGGTCCCGACCCGCGACGGCCATCTGGTGTGCCGCCACGAGAACGAGATCGGCGGGACCACGGACGTCGCCGAGCACCTCGAATTCGCCTCCCGGCGCACCACCAAGTCCGTCGACGGGGTCGCCGTCACCGGCTGGTTCACCGAGGACTTCACCCTGGCCGAACTGCGGACCCTGCGCGCGAAGGAACGTATCCCGGCCGTCCGCCAGCGCAACACGCTCTACGACGGCCAGTGGGCCGTGCCCACCTTCGAAGAGGTGCTCCGCTGGGCCGACCGCGAGGGCAAGCGGCGCGGCAGGCGGGTGTGGCTGCACGTCGAGACCAAGCACCCCAGCTACTTCCGGGGCCTCGGCCTCGGCCTGGAGGAGCCCCTCGCCAAGCTCCTGCGCCGCTACGGGCGCGACGGGTGGGGCGCCGCCGTCTTCCTCCAGTCCTTCGAGCCCTCCAGCATCCAGCGCCTGGCCCGGCTGGTCTCCGCGCCCCGCGTGGTGCTGCTCTCCGCGGGCAATACCCGTCCGTGGGACTTCGAACTGGCCAAGGACCCGCGTACGGTCGCGGACCTGGTCAAGCCCGAGGGCCTGAAGTGGATCTCCGGCTTCGCCCAGGGGATCGGCCCGACCATGGACCTGATCCTGCCGCGCGACGCGGACGGCAGGCTCGGCACGCCGACCACCCTGGTGAAGGACGCCCACGCCCGCGGACTGCTGCTGCACCCCTATACCGCGCGCAACGAGAACAGCTTCCTGCCGGCCGAGTACCGCAGGGGCACCGACCCGGCCGCGTACGGGGACGCCTTCGGCGCCTTCCGGACCTACTTCGAACAGGGCATCGACGGGATCTTCACCGACAACCCGGACACCGGACTGCTCGCGGCGGAGGCCTTCCGGCCGGGCCGACGCCCCGCCAACCGCTGA